A region of Chitinophaga horti DNA encodes the following proteins:
- a CDS encoding RNA polymerase sigma factor translates to MMQYLPHSESTLLRLLAGGDQHAYQLLFERYWDPIYSTALILTKSPSLAEDVAQDVFTMLWEKRASMAAVEKLENFLFIAARNTIYTRLRKLSSGKAYRDYLLQTFRETEGAGVDEQAEFRELEQRVMHVIQQLPPQQQKAFKLSRFEGMRHEEIAVAMGLSRVTIKSYIVQAIATLRKALANNPSGALILLWGLLFWGR, encoded by the coding sequence ATGATGCAGTATCTTCCACATAGTGAAAGTACCTTGTTACGCCTGCTTGCAGGTGGTGACCAGCATGCATACCAGCTCCTCTTCGAACGTTACTGGGACCCAATTTACTCCACCGCCTTAATACTGACCAAATCGCCATCACTGGCCGAAGATGTGGCGCAGGATGTGTTTACCATGCTTTGGGAAAAACGCGCGTCCATGGCTGCAGTGGAAAAGCTGGAGAACTTCCTGTTCATCGCCGCCCGCAACACCATCTACACCCGCCTGCGTAAACTTTCTTCCGGCAAGGCCTACCGCGACTACCTGCTGCAAACTTTCCGGGAAACGGAAGGGGCGGGGGTAGACGAGCAGGCAGAGTTCCGGGAACTGGAGCAGCGTGTGATGCACGTGATCCAACAGTTGCCGCCGCAGCAGCAAAAGGCTTTTAAACTGAGTCGCTTCGAGGGCATGCGCCACGAGGAGATTGCCGTGGCCATGGGTTTATCGCGGGTCACGATCAAAAGTTATATTGTGCAGGCCATCGCCACGCTACGTAAAGCGCTGGCTAACAATCCTTCCGGGGCACTTATACTCTTATGGGGACTTCTCTTTTGGGGCAGATAA